Proteins encoded together in one Onychomys torridus chromosome 1, mOncTor1.1, whole genome shotgun sequence window:
- the LOC118577809 gene encoding olfactory receptor 5B3-like — protein MMENWTVVTHFLLLGLTDDPSLQLPLFIIFLLIYTITLVGNLGIILLILMDPQLHSPMYFFLGNLSLVDFCYSSAVTPKVMAGFLIGDKVMSYNDCAAQMFFFAAFITVENYLLASMAYDRYAAVCKPLHYATTMTTSVCTWLIIVSYVIGFLNASVHIGDTFRLSFCESNVVHHFFCDIPAVMVLSCSDRHVSELILVYIVSFHIFFAFIVIWISYTFIFVTILKMHSAAGHHKAVSTCASHFTAVSIFYGTSIFMYVQPSSSHSMDTDKIASVFYTMVIPMLNPLVYSLRNQEVKSAFKKIVLEAKYLTFISHLRNA, from the coding sequence ATGATGGAGAACTGGACtgtggtgacacacttcctcctgctGGGGCTCACTGATGACCCAAGTCTACAGCTTCCTCTCTTCATCATATTCCTCCTAATCTACACCATCACCCTGGTGGGTAACCTTGGGATAATCCTGTTGATTCTCATGGATCCTCAACTCCACAGTCCCATGTACTTTTTTCTAGGTAACCTGTCTCTAGTGGACTTTTGTTACTCTTCAGCGGTCACTCCAAAAGTCATGGCTGGTTTTCTTATAGGGGACAAGGTCATGTCCTACAACGACTGTGCTGCTCAGATGTTCTTTTTTGCAGCATTTATTACTGTGGAAAACTACCTTTTGGCATCAATGGCCTATGATCGTTATGCAGCAGTATGTAAGCCCCTACACTATGCCACCACCATGACTacaagtgtgtgcacatggtTGATCATTGTCTCCTATGTCATTGGTTTCCTGAATGCCTCCGTCCACATTGGAGACACATTCAGGCTCTCTTTCTGTGAGTCTAATGTGGTCCATCACTTTTTCTGTGATATTCCAGCAGTAATGGTTCTCTCTTGTTCTGACAGACATGTCAGTGAGCTTATTCTTGTCTATATAGTGAGCTTCCACATATTTTTTGCCTTTATAGTTATTTGGATATCCTACACGTTCATTTTTGTCACCATCCTGAAGATGCACTCAGCTGCAGGACATCACAAGGCTGTGTCCACCTGTGCCTCCCACTTTACTGCAGTCTCTATTTTCTATGGAACcagtatttttatgtatgtacagCCCAGCTCCAGCCACTCCATGGACACTGACAAAATTGCCTCTGTGTTCTACACCATGGTCATCCCCATGCTGAACCCTCTGGTTTACAGCCTGAGGAACCAAGAAGTGAAGAGTGCCTtcaaaaagatagttttggaGGCAAAATATTTGactttcatttctcatttaagAAATGCATGA